From the Leptospira biflexa serovar Patoc strain 'Patoc 1 (Paris)' genome, one window contains:
- a CDS encoding alpha-ketoglutarate-dependent dioxygenase AlkB family protein, whose amino-acid sequence MNLFQRTPHSNLLPYDGTLVYIPEFLNGKKSLEYFETFLTTILWKQDEAILYGKHITTKRSVAWYAEKGYSYRYSGTTKTAIPWTNELLDLKKEVESETNEIFNSCLLNLYHDGSEGMAWHSDDETSLQKHSTIASVSLGAERIFRFKHKKKNSVVELPLEPGSLLLMKGEIQEHWLHSLPKALKVKRPRVNLTFRQFGSFL is encoded by the coding sequence ATGAATTTATTCCAACGAACTCCCCATTCCAATCTTTTGCCATATGATGGAACTTTGGTTTATATCCCCGAGTTCCTGAATGGGAAAAAAAGCCTAGAGTACTTTGAGACATTCCTGACTACCATTCTTTGGAAACAAGATGAAGCCATCCTTTACGGCAAACACATCACTACAAAACGAAGTGTGGCTTGGTATGCTGAAAAAGGATATTCCTATCGGTATTCTGGTACGACAAAAACTGCCATTCCTTGGACAAACGAACTATTGGATTTAAAAAAAGAAGTGGAATCGGAAACAAATGAAATCTTTAACTCTTGTTTATTGAATTTATACCATGATGGCTCTGAAGGAATGGCCTGGCATAGTGATGATGAAACCTCTCTCCAAAAACATTCTACGATTGCTTCCGTAAGTTTAGGTGCAGAAAGGATCTTTCGATTCAAACACAAAAAAAAGAATTCTGTGGTGGAGTTGCCTTTGGAACCTGGTAGCCTACTTCTCATGAAAGGAGAAATCCAAGAACATTGGCTTCATTCCTTACCGAAAGCTCTCAAAGTCAAACGACCTAGGGTCAATTTAACCTTTCGCCAATTTGGAAGTTTTTTATAA